The Haloplanus sp. CK5-1 genome contains a region encoding:
- a CDS encoding redoxin domain-containing protein: MVDFDVVDLPDTDHVAEGETAPDFTRPLVNEEFWEDAALSDLTDEGPVCLVFYPMDGSFPATYIWNELRDRDLGDLLTVVGVSISTPYAHKRLIEERGMDFDLFADPGNGVARDYGVANDLDGMAGIEEARPATFLLDGDRTVRYAWVAEEWPDFPPYDDLEDEIRTLVD, translated from the coding sequence ATGGTCGACTTCGACGTCGTCGACCTACCCGACACCGACCACGTCGCCGAGGGCGAGACTGCCCCCGACTTCACCCGCCCGCTCGTCAACGAGGAGTTCTGGGAGGACGCCGCCCTCTCCGACCTGACCGACGAGGGGCCGGTCTGTCTCGTCTTCTACCCCATGGACGGCTCCTTCCCCGCGACGTACATCTGGAACGAACTCCGCGACCGTGACTTGGGCGACCTGCTCACCGTCGTCGGTGTCTCGATTTCGACTCCGTACGCCCACAAGCGACTCATCGAGGAGCGCGGCATGGACTTCGACCTCTTCGCCGACCCCGGAAACGGCGTCGCCCGCGATTACGGCGTCGCCAACGACCTCGACGGCATGGCCGGTATCGAGGAGGCTCGTCCCGCGACCTTCCTCCTCGACGGGGACCGCACCGTCCGTTACGCGTGGGTCGCCGAGGAGTGGCCCGACTTCCCGCCGTACGACGACCTCGAAGACGAGATCCGGACGCTCGTCGACTGA
- a CDS encoding transposase, producing MSSATLQDDPSVESFFNAVETETLALFEHLSFEFLEGFDVFAPAETGRTRDLEPPEMMRGFLHCYYKNIDGIRPVARELNNTVVWLSCSFDRPPSRDAVDRFLTDLEHVVDRVFDHLVEQAALRGLLDLTYSIDSTDVRAMPADPDASKCYDPTDDEYYYGYGCTIVSTGQKIPIAAEFTESKQAPEETAMRVTRDALAVGKPMWMLGDSAYDTLDWHDHLLAAGVVPVAPYNPRNTDDPKDIEYRVEDRIEKHSNDVQLKQSTLDETYNRRSGVERTNESVKGCGLGRTHARGRVHARAQVFLALCLRLVVAITNYERGDNPGSTIITV from the coding sequence ATGAGTTCAGCGACCCTGCAAGATGATCCTTCGGTAGAATCGTTCTTCAATGCCGTGGAAACGGAGACGTTGGCGTTGTTCGAGCACCTCTCCTTCGAGTTTCTTGAAGGGTTCGACGTGTTCGCCCCGGCGGAGACGGGGCGAACACGAGATCTTGAGCCGCCCGAGATGATGCGTGGCTTTCTCCATTGCTATTACAAGAACATCGACGGTATCCGTCCGGTTGCACGAGAACTGAACAACACCGTTGTCTGGCTCAGCTGTAGCTTCGATCGACCGCCGTCGAGAGACGCGGTCGATCGATTCCTCACTGATCTTGAGCACGTTGTTGACCGGGTCTTCGACCATCTCGTCGAGCAGGCCGCCTTGCGGGGCCTGCTCGACTTGACGTATTCTATCGATTCAACCGACGTGAGAGCGATGCCCGCCGATCCAGACGCATCGAAGTGCTATGATCCAACCGATGACGAGTACTACTACGGCTACGGCTGCACGATCGTCTCAACCGGGCAAAAGATCCCGATTGCAGCCGAGTTCACCGAGAGCAAACAAGCACCAGAAGAGACGGCGATGCGCGTCACGCGTGACGCGCTCGCCGTCGGGAAACCGATGTGGATGCTTGGAGACAGTGCCTACGACACGCTCGACTGGCACGACCACCTGCTGGCCGCAGGGGTCGTGCCAGTCGCTCCGTACAATCCACGAAACACCGACGACCCGAAAGATATCGAGTACAGGGTAGAAGACCGCATTGAAAAACACAGCAACGACGTTCAGCTGAAGCAATCAACGCTAGACGAGACGTACAACCGCCGGAGTGGCGTCGAACGAACCAACGAATCAGTCAAGGGCTGCGGCCTCGGGCGAACGCACGCCCGAGGCCGCGTCCATGCACGAGCGCAGGTGTTCCTCGCGTTGTGTCTGCGCCTCGTCGTCGCAATCACCAACTACGAACGCGGAGACAATCCGGGAAGCACAATCATCACGGTGTGA
- a CDS encoding glutaredoxin family protein produces MPDSDPPITLYRLQACPYCERVVRTLDDLGLDYTSRFVEPMHSERNVVKRVAGSRPVPAIVDERTGVTMSESANVVEYLESTYGDGNRGAR; encoded by the coding sequence ATGCCGGATAGTGACCCACCCATCACCCTGTACCGACTACAGGCGTGTCCCTACTGCGAACGTGTCGTCCGGACGCTCGACGACCTCGGCCTCGACTACACCTCGCGATTCGTCGAGCCGATGCATTCCGAGCGCAACGTCGTCAAGCGAGTCGCGGGCTCCCGTCCGGTGCCCGCCATCGTCGACGAGCGAACCGGCGTGACGATGTCCGAGTCCGCCAACGTCGTCGAGTATCTCGAATCGACGTACGGCGACGGTAACAGGGGTGCGCGCTGA
- a CDS encoding inorganic phosphate transporter: MVATGTLLTFVVAAVASLFMAWAIGAGSSGSTPFAPAVGANAISVMRAGFLVGLLGFAGAVLQGANVTEAVGTQLISGVSLTATAAIVGLLTAAVLVAIGVFTGYPIATAFTVTGAVVGVGLALGGDPAWAKYRQIATLWVLTPFVGGGAAYATARLLRLPSVPERYAIAGLGGAVGALVATIEFALLGPAGEGGSIASTLGTAVPGGTAAAAVGCAILVAAVLFRGLVTDPETTQRRFLLSLGGLVAFSAGGSQVGLAIGPLVPLLDDVSVPLWAVLAGGGFGLLLGSWTGAPRMIKALAQDYSSLGPRRSIAALIPSFAIAQAAVAFGIPVSFNEIVVSAIIGSGYAAGGGGVSRRKMAYTVLAWAGSLVLAFALSYGVFVALDALVV; encoded by the coding sequence ATGGTCGCCACCGGAACACTGTTGACGTTCGTCGTCGCCGCGGTCGCCAGTCTGTTCATGGCGTGGGCGATCGGAGCCGGGTCCTCCGGATCGACGCCGTTCGCACCGGCCGTGGGAGCCAACGCCATCTCGGTGATGCGAGCCGGCTTCCTCGTCGGCTTGCTCGGTTTCGCCGGCGCGGTCTTGCAGGGCGCGAACGTCACGGAAGCCGTCGGAACCCAACTCATCAGTGGCGTCTCTCTGACGGCGACCGCCGCCATCGTCGGACTGCTCACCGCCGCCGTCCTCGTCGCCATCGGCGTCTTCACGGGCTACCCCATCGCGACGGCGTTCACCGTCACCGGGGCGGTCGTCGGTGTCGGGCTGGCTCTCGGCGGCGATCCTGCGTGGGCGAAGTATCGACAGATCGCGACGCTGTGGGTGCTCACTCCTTTCGTCGGCGGCGGTGCGGCGTACGCTACTGCGCGGCTCCTCCGTCTCCCGTCCGTTCCGGAACGCTACGCCATCGCCGGTCTCGGTGGTGCCGTCGGGGCGCTCGTCGCCACGATCGAGTTCGCTCTGCTCGGTCCCGCGGGCGAAGGCGGATCGATCGCGAGTACCCTCGGAACTGCCGTGCCTGGGGGGACGGCAGCGGCCGCCGTCGGCTGTGCGATCCTCGTGGCGGCCGTCCTCTTCCGTGGACTCGTGACCGACCCCGAGACGACACAGCGGCGCTTCCTCCTCTCGCTCGGCGGGCTGGTCGCGTTCTCGGCCGGCGGGAGTCAGGTCGGTCTGGCGATCGGACCGCTCGTCCCGCTACTCGACGACGTTTCCGTCCCCCTGTGGGCGGTGCTCGCCGGGGGTGGGTTCGGACTCCTACTCGGGTCCTGGACCGGCGCGCCGCGCATGATCAAGGCGCTCGCACAGGACTACTCGTCGCTTGGCCCTCGGCGGTCGATCGCGGCGCTCATTCCCTCCTTCGCGATAGCGCAGGCTGCCGTCGCCTTCGGGATTCCCGTCTCGTTCAACGAAATCGTCGTCTCGGCGATCATCGGGTCGGGCTACGCTGCCGGTGGCGGCGGCGTCAGCCGTCGGAAGATGGCGTACACGGTGCTTGCGTGGGCCGGATCGTTGGTCCTCGCGTTCGCGCTCAGTTACGGCGTCTTCGTCGCCCTCGACGCCCTCGTGGTGTAA
- a CDS encoding L-threonylcarbamoyladenylate synthase, producing the protein MSPDTLDVAVDAARDGRAVVYPTETVYGLGADATDTDAVERVFELKGRSRGNPLSVAVPDVDAALEHTRPTDREVRFMRRFLPGPVTVVVERRPSLPDALTAGRDRVGVRVPDHETALALLDRTPPLTATSANRSGAGSVTRIADLDDRIRSGVAAVVDGGETPGTESTVVDPGRGVIHRRGALADRIDDWLQTEE; encoded by the coding sequence ATGAGTCCCGACACCCTCGATGTCGCCGTCGACGCCGCCCGAGACGGGCGTGCGGTCGTCTACCCGACCGAGACGGTGTACGGGCTGGGTGCCGACGCCACCGACACCGACGCGGTCGAACGGGTATTCGAGTTGAAGGGGCGGTCCCGTGGGAATCCCCTCTCGGTCGCCGTCCCCGATGTGGACGCTGCGCTCGAACACACCCGACCGACCGACCGCGAGGTCCGGTTCATGCGCCGGTTTCTCCCCGGTCCCGTGACGGTCGTCGTCGAGCGCCGACCCTCCCTCCCGGACGCCCTCACCGCCGGCCGCGACCGCGTCGGCGTCCGCGTCCCCGACCACGAGACTGCGCTCGCCCTCCTCGACCGGACGCCGCCGCTGACCGCCACCAGCGCCAACCGGTCCGGTGCGGGGAGCGTCACTCGGATCGCCGACCTCGACGACCGAATTCGGTCTGGCGTCGCCGCCGTGGTCGACGGCGGCGAGACGCCCGGGACCGAGAGCACCGTCGTCGACCCCGGACGGGGCGTGATCCACCGGCGTGGAGCGTTGGCCGATCGGATCGACGACTGGCTACAGACCGAGGAGTGA
- a CDS encoding hemolysin family protein has product MGLSPIASAVRHSLPAQIADIVPLTDTTITIAGSVAIIVLIGLSAFFSSSEIAMFSLARHRVDSMVDDGVPGARVVQELKSDPHRLLITILVGNNIVNIAMSSIATGVFAIYLSQGQAVLAATFGITTLVLLFGESAPKSYAVENTESWALRIARPLKYSELFLMPLVVVFDHLTRVVNRITGGRSAIETTYVTRDEIQNMIQTGEREGVIEEEEREMFQRIFRFNRTIAKEVMTPRLDMTAVPKDAAIDEAIETCVQSDHERIPVYEGNLDNIIGIVTLRDLVRQQHYGERNVDLTDVVQPTLHVPESKNVDELLEEIQENRMRMVIVIDEFGTTEGLITMEDMVEEIVGDILEGDEEEPFEFVGDDEVIVRGEVNIDEVNEVLDLDLPEGEEFETLAGFIFNRAGRLVEEGETIDYDGITIRIEQVDNTRIMKARITIPEATDTELEETEAEVEG; this is encoded by the coding sequence ATGGGTTTGTCCCCGATAGCGAGCGCCGTCAGACACTCTCTTCCGGCGCAGATAGCCGATATCGTCCCGCTGACCGACACGACGATCACGATCGCCGGATCGGTCGCGATCATCGTGTTGATCGGCCTGTCGGCCTTCTTCTCCTCCTCCGAGATCGCGATGTTCTCCCTGGCTCGTCACCGCGTCGACTCGATGGTCGACGACGGGGTCCCTGGGGCACGGGTCGTCCAGGAGTTGAAATCGGATCCCCACCGACTCCTGATTACGATCCTCGTCGGCAACAACATCGTCAACATCGCCATGTCCTCGATCGCGACGGGCGTTTTCGCCATCTACCTCTCGCAAGGACAGGCGGTGCTCGCGGCGACGTTCGGGATCACGACGCTCGTTCTCCTGTTCGGGGAGAGCGCACCTAAGTCCTACGCGGTCGAGAACACCGAGTCGTGGGCGCTCCGGATCGCCCGCCCACTCAAGTACTCCGAACTGTTCCTCATGCCCCTGGTCGTCGTCTTCGACCACCTGACGCGAGTGGTCAACCGCATCACCGGTGGGCGGTCGGCCATCGAGACCACCTACGTCACTCGCGACGAGATCCAGAACATGATCCAGACCGGGGAACGCGAGGGCGTCATCGAGGAGGAGGAGCGCGAGATGTTCCAGCGCATCTTTCGGTTCAACCGCACCATCGCCAAAGAGGTGATGACGCCGCGCCTCGACATGACCGCGGTGCCGAAAGACGCCGCCATCGACGAGGCCATCGAGACCTGCGTCCAGAGCGACCACGAGCGCATCCCCGTCTACGAGGGCAACCTCGACAACATCATCGGCATCGTCACCCTCCGGGACCTCGTTCGTCAGCAACACTACGGCGAGCGGAACGTCGACCTGACCGACGTCGTCCAGCCGACCCTCCACGTCCCCGAGTCGAAGAACGTCGACGAACTCCTCGAAGAGATTCAGGAGAACCGAATGCGGATGGTGATCGTCATCGACGAGTTCGGGACGACGGAGGGCCTGATCACGATGGAGGACATGGTCGAGGAGATCGTCGGTGACATCCTCGAGGGCGACGAGGAGGAGCCCTTCGAGTTCGTCGGCGACGACGAGGTGATCGTCCGGGGCGAGGTCAACATCGACGAGGTGAACGAAGTGCTCGATCTGGACCTGCCGGAGGGCGAGGAGTTCGAAACACTCGCGGGCTTCATCTTCAACCGGGCGGGGCGACTCGTCGAGGAAGGCGAGACGATCGACTACGACGGCATCACGATTCGCATCGAGCAGGTGGACAACACCCGGATCATGAAAGCACGGATCACGATCCCCGAGGCCACGGACACGGAACTCGAAGAGACGGAAGCCGAGGTCGAAGGGTAG